One segment of Bradyrhizobium sp. WD16 DNA contains the following:
- a CDS encoding tripartite tricarboxylate transporter substrate binding protein, with protein sequence MIKTASAAIALLLLATAPLAAQTAGHTAGQDWPTRSVRIIVPFAPGSTPDMVGRVLAEDLQARHPGINFIVENKPGASGNTGTDVVARAEPDGSTIGISLGGPLAINALLFSKLPYDPDRDIAPITMLTALPSVLVVPTSLGVNSVAEFVALLKKDAGKFSYASIGAGSLSQLCMEAIGQKAGGGRMVHVPYGSSPQAVTAVIRGDVQAACVAAIAVTPQLASGAVKILAVTTPKRSVFLPDVPTLKESGVDVESDAWNALIAPAGTPPAIIARINAEVGETLRKSEVREKLRTQLIEPVPSTPEEVKARMAAEKKLWADVIKASEIRIN encoded by the coding sequence ATGATCAAGACTGCCTCCGCCGCCATCGCCCTGCTGCTGCTGGCCACCGCACCGCTTGCCGCACAGACGGCCGGACACACCGCCGGGCAGGATTGGCCGACCAGATCGGTGCGGATCATCGTGCCCTTCGCACCGGGATCGACCCCTGACATGGTCGGCCGTGTCCTCGCCGAGGATCTGCAGGCCCGTCATCCCGGCATCAATTTCATCGTCGAGAACAAGCCCGGAGCTTCCGGCAACACCGGCACCGACGTCGTCGCCAGGGCCGAGCCCGATGGCTCGACCATCGGCATCAGCCTCGGCGGACCGCTCGCGATCAACGCCCTGCTGTTCTCGAAGCTGCCCTACGATCCCGATCGCGACATCGCACCGATCACCATGCTGACGGCGCTGCCGAGCGTGCTGGTGGTGCCGACGAGCCTCGGCGTCAATTCCGTCGCCGAATTCGTCGCGCTCCTGAAGAAGGATGCCGGCAAGTTCAGCTACGCCTCGATCGGGGCCGGTTCGCTGTCGCAGCTCTGCATGGAGGCGATCGGCCAGAAGGCCGGTGGCGGCCGGATGGTCCATGTGCCATACGGCAGCTCGCCCCAGGCGGTCACCGCCGTGATCCGCGGCGACGTCCAGGCCGCCTGCGTGGCGGCGATCGCGGTGACGCCGCAGCTCGCCTCCGGCGCGGTGAAGATCCTGGCGGTGACGACGCCCAAGCGTTCGGTTTTCCTGCCGGACGTGCCGACGCTGAAGGAGAGCGGCGTCGACGTCGAATCCGATGCCTGGAACGCGCTGATCGCGCCGGCCGGCACGCCGCCCGCGATCATCGCCAGGATCAATGCCGAGGTCGGCGAGACGCTGCGCAAGAGCGAGGTGCGCGAGAAGCTCCGCACCCAATTGATCGAGCCGGTGCCCTCGACCCCGGAAGAGGTCAAGGCGCGCATGGCGGCCGAGAAGAAGCTGTGGGCGGACGTCATCAAGGCCAGCGAGATCCGCATCAACTGA
- a CDS encoding extracellular solute-binding protein — translation MKPLLRALFGATVLLLAASSVAGAAEIKVMISGGVSAAYKELVPQFERMTGHTVVTAYGPSMGTTQNAIPVRLTRGEQADVLIMVGDALGRLIDDGKVIRDSRVDIARSPIGMAVRAGAPKPDISTPEALKKTLLAAKSVAYSDSASGVYVGTELFAKLGIAEEMKDKAKKIPAEPVARGVARGDSELGFQQVSELLAVSGVDLVGPLPEPVQKITMFSAALASGAREPDAGRALIAFLASPAAAPVLKKTGLDPIAAAK, via the coding sequence ATGAAGCCGTTGCTGCGCGCGCTGTTCGGCGCGACCGTTCTGCTGCTTGCCGCCAGCTCGGTCGCCGGCGCTGCCGAGATCAAGGTGATGATCTCCGGCGGGGTGAGCGCCGCCTACAAGGAGCTGGTGCCGCAATTCGAGCGCATGACCGGCCACACCGTGGTGACGGCCTACGGTCCCTCCATGGGCACCACGCAGAATGCGATCCCGGTGCGGCTCACCCGCGGCGAGCAGGCCGACGTGCTGATCATGGTGGGCGATGCGCTCGGCAGGCTGATCGATGACGGCAAGGTGATCAGGGACAGCCGCGTCGACATCGCGCGCTCGCCAATTGGCATGGCCGTGCGGGCCGGCGCGCCGAAGCCCGACATCTCGACGCCCGAGGCGCTCAAGAAGACCCTGCTCGCGGCCAAGTCGGTGGCCTATTCCGACAGCGCCAGCGGCGTCTATGTCGGCACCGAACTGTTCGCCAAGCTTGGCATCGCCGAAGAGATGAAGGACAAGGCGAAAAAGATTCCGGCCGAGCCGGTGGCCAGGGGCGTCGCCCGCGGCGACAGCGAACTCGGTTTCCAGCAGGTCAGCGAGCTGCTGGCGGTCTCTGGCGTCGATCTCGTCGGCCCGCTTCCCGAGCCGGTGCAGAAGATCACGATGTTCTCGGCGGCGCTCGCCAGCGGCGCCCGCGAGCCCGACGCCGGCCGCGCCCTGATCGCCTTCCTCGCCTCGCCGGCTGCCGCGCCGGTCCTCAAGAAGACCGGGCTCGATCCGATCGCGGCGGCGAAGTAG
- a CDS encoding esterase-like activity of phytase family protein, with product MIRNTFTTTLLTSAALSLALAAPALAQQEFPAKLAGHAVLPAESFIDAPADAPVDLKTSGKYTTGKRNEAIGSVMGKSYERDTGVKLPFKGQPLQGHSGIKVMSDGSFWIITDNGMGAKANSPDSMLYLNHWTIDFASGKWTHLGTIFLHDPDKKVPFRIVHEGTGKRYLTGADFDTEGFQIIGDTLWIGDEFGPYVIKADLTGKIQAVFETLADGKPVRSPDHYAAASPGAPGLTYTNVNLRRSKGYEGFAASKDGKFLYGLLEGPLWDADKKDFERQDGNEASRILEFDVAAQKFTGRFWYYRFEANGNAIGDFNIIDGTTGLVIERDNGEGTADKACASGVRGADCFPDLAKFKRVYKIELSDANVGKAVRKIGYIDLMKIQDPDKKARKPLNNGVLTFPFFTIENVDVVDPTHIIVGNDNNLPFSSSREPNKADDNEMVLLEVGDFLKAK from the coding sequence ATGATCCGCAACACCTTCACCACGACCCTTCTCACCAGCGCCGCGCTGAGCCTTGCCCTCGCCGCGCCCGCTCTCGCCCAGCAGGAATTCCCGGCGAAGCTCGCTGGCCATGCCGTGCTGCCGGCCGAGAGCTTCATCGACGCCCCGGCCGACGCGCCCGTCGATCTCAAGACCTCGGGCAAGTACACCACCGGCAAACGCAATGAGGCGATCGGCTCGGTGATGGGCAAGTCCTACGAGCGCGACACCGGCGTCAAGCTGCCGTTCAAGGGCCAGCCGCTGCAGGGTCATTCCGGCATCAAGGTGATGAGCGACGGCTCGTTCTGGATCATCACCGACAACGGCATGGGCGCGAAGGCCAATTCGCCGGACTCGATGCTCTACCTCAATCACTGGACCATCGACTTCGCGAGCGGCAAATGGACCCATCTCGGCACCATCTTCCTGCACGACCCTGACAAGAAGGTGCCGTTCCGCATCGTCCATGAAGGCACCGGGAAGCGCTATCTCACCGGCGCCGATTTCGACACCGAAGGCTTCCAGATCATCGGCGACACGCTGTGGATCGGCGACGAATTCGGCCCCTACGTCATCAAGGCCGACCTCACCGGCAAGATCCAGGCGGTGTTCGAGACGCTCGCCGACGGCAAGCCGGTGCGCTCGCCCGATCACTATGCCGCTGCCTCGCCGGGCGCGCCGGGCCTGACCTACACCAACGTCAACCTGCGCCGCTCCAAGGGCTATGAGGGCTTCGCCGCCAGCAAGGACGGCAAGTTCCTCTACGGCCTGCTCGAGGGGCCGCTGTGGGACGCCGACAAGAAGGACTTCGAGAGGCAGGACGGCAACGAGGCCTCGCGCATCCTCGAATTCGACGTCGCCGCGCAGAAATTCACCGGCCGCTTCTGGTACTACCGCTTCGAAGCCAACGGCAACGCCATCGGCGATTTCAACATCATCGACGGCACCACCGGCCTCGTCATCGAGCGCGACAACGGCGAAGGCACCGCCGACAAGGCCTGCGCGAGCGGCGTGCGCGGCGCCGACTGTTTCCCGGATCTCGCCAAGTTCAAGCGCGTCTACAAGATCGAGCTTTCCGACGCCAATGTCGGCAAGGCCGTGCGCAAGATCGGCTATATCGACCTGATGAAGATCCAGGACCCGGACAAGAAGGCCCGCAAGCCGCTCAACAATGGCGTGCTGACCTTCCCGTTCTTCACCATCGAGAATGTCGACGTCGTCGATCCGACCCACATCATCGTCGGCAACGACAACAACCTGCCGTTCTCGTCGAGCCGCGAGCCCAACAAGGCCGACGACAACGAGATGGTGCTGCTCGAGGTCGGCGACTTCCTCAAGGCGAAGTAA
- a CDS encoding uridylate kinase, which produces MATLASFIADKTIGRPLRVAVDGRTASGKTTFSNEIAALVERAGGPVIRTSIDGFHRPKAERYARGRHSPEGYYYDSRDLLAVRRLLLDPLGPDGDRRYRTASFDLANDCPLDQPAQTAPTDAVLIVDGTFLQRPELVDGWDFVIFVLASQQRCEQRGIQRDAGALGGIEAASQLYATRYRPAFDLYEKLCAPAATADVVFNNDDLEWPSMIVRN; this is translated from the coding sequence TTGGCCACGCTCGCCTCGTTTATCGCCGACAAGACGATCGGGCGACCACTACGCGTAGCGGTAGATGGCCGCACGGCGTCCGGGAAAACGACCTTCTCGAATGAGATTGCTGCGTTGGTAGAACGGGCTGGCGGGCCGGTCATCCGAACGTCGATCGACGGTTTTCATCGGCCAAAGGCCGAACGCTATGCGCGCGGCCGGCATTCCCCCGAGGGATATTACTATGATTCACGCGATCTCTTGGCCGTGAGGCGACTGCTCCTGGATCCGCTCGGGCCGGACGGAGATCGCCGATATCGCACCGCCTCATTTGACCTGGCGAATGATTGCCCTCTCGATCAGCCGGCTCAGACCGCGCCCACCGATGCCGTTCTCATTGTTGATGGAACATTTCTTCAGCGCCCTGAGCTCGTCGATGGATGGGACTTCGTCATCTTTGTTCTGGCTTCGCAGCAACGCTGCGAGCAAAGGGGCATCCAGCGTGACGCCGGCGCGTTGGGCGGCATCGAGGCCGCAAGCCAGCTCTATGCGACGAGGTACCGACCAGCTTTTGATCTGTACGAGAAACTCTGCGCACCGGCAGCGACAGCAGACGTTGTGTTCAACAACGACGACCTTGAATGGCCGAGCATGATCGTACGGAATTAG
- a CDS encoding peptide chain release factor 3 — MSEIVLTQEAPSGPLAAEVARRRTFAIISHPDAGKTTLTEKLLLFGGAINLAGQVKAKGERRNTRSDWMKIERERGISVVTSVMTFEFEGLVFNLLDTPGHEDFSEDTYRTLTAVDSAVMVIDAAKGIEARTRKLFEVCRLRDIPIITFINKMDRESRDPFDLLDEIEKTLALDTTPMTWPVGRGRDFVGTYDIATGGIRLLEGGGAKTGAAEQIAIADLAARNPNLDAAAIEDELALVTEACKPFDLTAFREGHLTPVYFGSALRNFGVGDLLEGLGRYAPPPRAQDSNLRKVEADEPKMTAFVFKIQANMDPNHRDRIAFARLCSGKLTRGMKARLSRTGKPMSLSAPQFFFAQDRALAEEAFAGDVVGIPNHGTLRIGDTLTEGEELTFVGVPSFAPEILRRVRLTDAMKAKKLKEALQQMSEEGVVQVFRPRDGSPALVGVVGQLQLDVLKARLDAEYGLPVDFEISEFSLARWISAADRKQLDAFVNTNGSGVAEDVDGDLVFLAKNQFYLDYTRERSEGIVFQNVKDVKKKG; from the coding sequence ATGTCCGAAATCGTTTTGACCCAGGAAGCGCCGTCAGGCCCGCTCGCCGCCGAAGTGGCGCGGCGGCGGACCTTCGCCATCATCTCCCACCCCGACGCCGGCAAGACCACGCTGACGGAGAAGCTGCTGCTGTTCGGCGGCGCCATCAATCTCGCCGGTCAGGTCAAGGCCAAGGGCGAGCGCCGCAACACCCGTTCGGACTGGATGAAGATCGAGCGCGAGCGCGGCATTTCCGTCGTCACCTCGGTCATGACCTTCGAATTCGAGGGGCTGGTCTTCAACCTGCTCGACACGCCGGGCCACGAGGACTTCTCCGAGGACACCTACCGGACGCTGACCGCGGTCGATTCCGCGGTGATGGTGATCGACGCCGCCAAGGGCATCGAGGCGCGGACCCGCAAGCTGTTCGAGGTCTGCCGGCTGCGCGACATTCCGATCATCACGTTCATCAACAAGATGGACCGCGAGAGCCGCGATCCGTTCGACCTGCTCGACGAGATCGAGAAGACGCTGGCGCTCGATACCACGCCGATGACCTGGCCGGTCGGCCGCGGCCGTGATTTCGTCGGCACCTACGACATCGCCACCGGCGGCATCCGCCTGCTCGAGGGCGGCGGGGCCAAGACCGGCGCGGCCGAGCAGATCGCCATCGCCGATCTCGCCGCGCGCAACCCCAACCTCGACGCCGCGGCGATCGAGGACGAACTTGCCCTGGTTACCGAGGCCTGCAAGCCGTTCGACCTCACGGCCTTCCGCGAGGGCCACCTGACTCCGGTCTATTTCGGCAGCGCGCTACGCAACTTCGGCGTCGGTGACCTGCTGGAGGGGCTCGGCCGCTACGCGCCGCCGCCGCGCGCCCAGGACAGCAACCTGCGCAAGGTCGAGGCCGACGAGCCGAAAATGACCGCCTTCGTCTTCAAGATCCAGGCCAATATGGATCCAAATCACCGGGATCGCATTGCATTTGCAAGGCTTTGCTCTGGAAAGCTCACGCGCGGCATGAAGGCGAGGCTAAGCCGCACCGGCAAGCCCATGAGCCTGTCGGCGCCGCAGTTCTTCTTCGCCCAGGACCGTGCCCTGGCGGAGGAGGCCTTCGCCGGCGACGTCGTCGGCATTCCCAACCACGGCACGCTGCGCATCGGCGACACCCTGACCGAGGGCGAGGAGCTGACCTTCGTCGGGGTGCCGAGCTTCGCGCCGGAAATCCTGCGCCGGGTCCGGCTCACCGACGCCATGAAGGCCAAGAAGCTGAAAGAGGCGCTGCAGCAGATGTCCGAGGAGGGCGTCGTCCAGGTGTTCCGACCGCGCGACGGCTCGCCCGCCCTGGTCGGCGTCGTCGGCCAGCTCCAGCTCGACGTGCTGAAAGCGCGGCTCGATGCCGAATACGGCCTGCCGGTCGATTTCGAGATCAGCGAATTCTCGCTGGCGCGCTGGATCTCGGCGGCCGACCGCAAGCAGCTCGACGCCTTCGTCAACACCAACGGCTCGGGGGTCGCCGAGGACGTCGACGGCGACCTCGTGTTCCTGGCGAAGAACCAGTTCTATCTCGACTATACCCGCGAGCGCTCCGAGGGCATCGTCTTCCAGAACGTCAAGGACGTGAAGAAGAAGGGCTGA
- a CDS encoding inorganic phosphate transporter translates to MDATLSLPFLIGLIGVALLFDFLNGLHDAANSIATIVSTRVLRPQYAVLWAGFFNFIAFLFFGLHVATTLGTGIIDPGIVDPQVIFAALAGAIVWNIVTWGLGIPSSSSHALIGGLIGAGFAKAGLGAMEWTGLSKTVLAIVLSPLLGFLLALVLVAVVSWLSVRSTPFAVDRAFRTLQFVSASLYSLGHGGNDAQKTMGIIAVLLYSQGYLGSTFAVPFWVVIACQTAMGLGTLLGGWRIVRTMGSRITRLTPMQGFCAETGGAVTLFLATWLGVPVSTTHTITGAIVGVGAARRTSAVRWNVASSIVVAWVITIPASAFVAFASSLIVSALR, encoded by the coding sequence GTGGACGCGACCCTCTCGCTTCCGTTCCTGATCGGCCTGATCGGCGTCGCGCTGCTGTTCGACTTTCTCAACGGCCTGCACGACGCCGCCAATTCCATCGCCACCATCGTCTCGACGAGGGTGCTGCGGCCGCAATATGCGGTGTTGTGGGCGGGGTTCTTCAACTTCATCGCCTTCCTGTTCTTCGGCCTGCATGTCGCCACCACGCTGGGCACCGGGATCATCGATCCCGGCATCGTCGATCCCCAGGTGATCTTCGCCGCGCTGGCCGGCGCCATCGTCTGGAACATCGTGACCTGGGGCCTCGGCATTCCCTCGTCGAGCTCCCATGCCCTGATCGGCGGCCTGATCGGCGCCGGCTTCGCCAAGGCCGGCCTCGGCGCCATGGAGTGGACCGGCCTGAGCAAGACCGTGCTCGCCATCGTGCTCTCGCCGCTGCTCGGTTTCCTGCTCGCCCTGGTGCTGGTCGCGGTGGTGTCCTGGCTGTCGGTGCGCTCGACGCCGTTCGCGGTCGACCGCGCCTTCCGCACCCTGCAGTTCGTCTCGGCCTCGCTCTATTCCCTCGGACACGGCGGCAACGACGCCCAGAAGACCATGGGCATCATCGCGGTGCTGCTCTATTCCCAGGGCTATCTCGGCAGCACGTTCGCGGTGCCGTTCTGGGTGGTGATCGCCTGCCAGACCGCCATGGGGCTCGGCACGCTGTTGGGCGGCTGGCGGATCGTCCGCACCATGGGCAGCCGCATCACCCGTCTGACCCCGATGCAGGGCTTCTGCGCCGAGACCGGCGGCGCCGTCACCCTGTTCCTGGCGACCTGGCTCGGTGTCCCGGTCTCCACCACCCACACCATTACCGGCGCCATCGTCGGGGTGGGCGCGGCGCGCCGCACCTCGGCGGTGCGCTGGAACGTGGCAAGTTCGATCGTGGTGGCCTGGGTGATCACGATCCCGGCGTCCGCCTTCGTGGCCTTCGCCAGTTCCCTGATCGTTTCGGCGCTGCGCTGA
- a CDS encoding DUF47 domain-containing protein translates to MLSWFKALLPHEAQFFELFAEHSQTIVHGAEALEAMLRGGDDVPAWCQKVNQFEQQADDITRRVLTAVRRTFITPFDRVDIKDLITSMDDAIDQMQQTAKAVTLFEVRQFEPPMREIGTILVECSKLVGKALPLLRSIGDNVTTLIAITEELTKLEGRVDDLHDIGLKELFLKHRTANTMDYIVGAEIYDHLEKVADRFDDVANEISSIVIEQV, encoded by the coding sequence ATGCTGAGCTGGTTCAAGGCGCTGCTGCCCCACGAGGCGCAGTTTTTCGAGCTGTTCGCCGAGCATTCGCAAACCATCGTCCACGGTGCCGAGGCGCTGGAGGCCATGCTGCGCGGCGGTGACGACGTGCCGGCCTGGTGCCAGAAGGTCAATCAGTTCGAGCAGCAGGCCGACGACATCACCCGCCGGGTGCTCACGGCGGTGCGCCGCACCTTCATCACCCCCTTCGACCGCGTCGATATCAAGGACCTGATCACCTCGATGGACGACGCCATCGACCAGATGCAGCAGACCGCCAAGGCGGTGACGCTGTTCGAGGTGCGGCAATTCGAACCGCCGATGCGGGAGATCGGCACCATTCTGGTGGAATGCTCCAAGCTCGTCGGGAAGGCGCTGCCGCTGCTTCGCTCCATCGGCGACAACGTCACCACGCTGATCGCCATCACCGAGGAGCTGACCAAGCTGGAGGGCAGGGTGGACGATCTGCACGACATCGGCCTGAAGGAGCTCTTCCTCAAGCACCGCACCGCCAACACCATGGATTACATCGTCGGCGCCGAGATCTACGACCACCTCGAAAAGGTCGCCGATCGCTTCGACGATGTCGCCAACGAGATCAGCAGCATCGTCATCGAGCAAGTTTGA
- a CDS encoding branched-chain amino acid ABC transporter permease, with product MTSITDNAAPVHRAGRDEVVAFAIMAAALIAVPFTGIYPYFVMQALCFALFACAFNLLIGYGGLLSFGHAMFLGTAGYVTAHALKVWAVAPEIGVLVGMAAACALSVVTGLVAIRRQGIYFAMITLALSQLLYFLYLQTPFTHGEDGIQGVPQGRMFGILNLADTTTLYYVVLGVFLLAFLLIFRIINSPFGEVLKSIRENEQRAISLGYKTDQYKLLAYILSGTLAGLAGSLKIFVAQNASLTDVHWSMSGEVVLMTLVGGLGTVFGPVVGAFVIIAMQQYLAQFGQWVTVIQGSIFVICVLTFRRGVIGEIGQYFKRSL from the coding sequence ATGACTTCCATCACCGACAACGCCGCTCCCGTCCATCGCGCCGGCCGCGACGAAGTCGTCGCCTTCGCCATCATGGCGGCGGCGCTGATCGCGGTGCCGTTCACCGGCATCTATCCCTATTTTGTCATGCAGGCGCTGTGCTTCGCGCTGTTCGCCTGCGCCTTCAATCTCCTGATCGGCTATGGCGGGCTGTTGTCCTTCGGTCACGCCATGTTCCTCGGCACCGCCGGCTATGTCACCGCGCATGCGTTGAAGGTCTGGGCGGTGGCGCCGGAGATCGGCGTGCTGGTCGGCATGGCCGCCGCCTGCGCGCTCTCGGTCGTGACCGGGCTGGTGGCGATCCGTCGCCAGGGCATCTATTTCGCGATGATCACGCTGGCGTTGTCGCAACTGCTCTATTTCCTCTACCTGCAGACACCGTTCACCCACGGCGAGGACGGCATCCAGGGCGTGCCCCAGGGCCGGATGTTCGGGATCCTCAATCTAGCCGACACCACCACGCTGTATTACGTGGTGCTGGGCGTGTTTCTGCTGGCCTTCCTCCTGATCTTCCGCATCATCAATTCGCCGTTCGGCGAGGTGCTCAAGTCGATCCGCGAGAACGAGCAGCGCGCGATCTCGCTCGGCTACAAGACCGACCAGTACAAGCTGCTGGCCTATATCCTGTCGGGCACGCTGGCCGGGCTCGCCGGCTCGCTCAAGATCTTCGTCGCCCAGAACGCCTCGCTCACGGACGTGCACTGGTCGATGTCGGGCGAAGTGGTGCTGATGACGCTGGTCGGCGGTCTCGGCACGGTTTTCGGTCCGGTGGTCGGCGCTTTCGTCATCATCGCCATGCAGCAGTATCTCGCCCAGTTCGGCCAGTGGGTCACGGTGATCCAGGGGAGCATCTTCGTGATCTGCGTGCTGACCTTCCGTCGTGGGGTGATCGGCGAGATCGGCCAATACTTCAAGCGCTCGCTCTGA
- a CDS encoding branched-chain amino acid ABC transporter permease, with protein sequence MQALFAQLLVGLINGSFYALLSLGLAVIFGMLNIINFAHGALYMMGAFVAYFLLQYLGIGYWWALLLAPIAVGLFGVVLERTMLQWLTGLDHLYGLLLTFGMALIIQGVFQNYFGSSGLPYAIPDALRGGVNLGFMFLPVYRAWVVIFSVVVCLATWFLIERTRLGAYLRAATENPTLVRAFGINVPRMITLTYGFGVALAALAGVLSAPINQVRPLMGADLIIVVFAVVVIGGMGSIMGSVITGFALGIVEGLTKYFYPEASNTVVFVLMVLVLLVKPTGLTGRAT encoded by the coding sequence ATGCAAGCCCTTTTCGCCCAGCTTCTGGTCGGACTGATCAACGGCTCCTTCTACGCGCTGCTGAGTCTCGGCCTCGCCGTGATCTTCGGCATGCTCAACATCATCAATTTCGCCCACGGCGCGCTCTACATGATGGGCGCGTTCGTCGCCTATTTCCTGCTGCAGTATCTCGGCATCGGCTATTGGTGGGCGCTGCTGCTCGCGCCGATCGCGGTCGGCCTGTTCGGCGTGGTGCTGGAGCGCACCATGCTGCAGTGGCTGACCGGGCTCGACCACCTCTACGGGCTGCTCCTGACCTTCGGCATGGCGCTGATCATTCAGGGGGTATTCCAGAACTATTTCGGCTCTTCGGGCCTGCCTTACGCCATCCCGGACGCGCTCAGGGGCGGCGTCAATCTCGGCTTCATGTTCCTGCCGGTCTATCGCGCCTGGGTCGTCATCTTCTCGGTCGTGGTGTGCCTGGCGACCTGGTTCCTGATCGAGCGGACCCGGCTCGGCGCCTATTTGCGCGCTGCCACCGAAAACCCGACGCTGGTCCGCGCCTTCGGCATCAACGTGCCGCGCATGATCACGCTGACCTACGGTTTCGGCGTGGCGCTGGCGGCGCTCGCCGGCGTGCTGTCGGCGCCGATCAACCAGGTCCGGCCCTTGATGGGCGCGGACCTGATCATTGTCGTCTTCGCCGTGGTCGTCATCGGCGGCATGGGATCGATCATGGGATCGGTCATCACCGGTTTTGCCCTCGGTATCGTCGAGGGGCTGACCAAGTATTTCTATCCCGAGGCCTCCAACACCGTCGTCTTCGTGCTGATGGTTCTGGTGTTGCTGGTGAAGCCGACGGGACTGACGGGACGGGCCACCTGA
- a CDS encoding ABC transporter substrate-binding protein, producing the protein MRKTLSMLLLGTAVGLSAISAAYAQDKTAKIGSLSDQSSLYADVGGPGSTLAAQMAVEDSGLLAKGWKIDVIAGDHQNKPDVGGNIARQWLDVDKVDAIVDVPNSGVALAVNNIVKEKNAVYINSGAASSDLTNAQCSPNTVHWTYDTYMLAHGTGGALVKAGGDTWFFLTADYAFGAALERDTTAVVTAAGGKVVGGVKHPLNTSDFSSFLLQAQASKAKIIGLANAGGDTTNSIKQAAEFGIVSGGQKLAALLLFISDVNALGLNVAQGLNFTETFYWDLNDGTRAFSKRFSERMKNKQMPTMVHAGVYAGVLHYLKALDALGGNPHDGAKVVAKMKEMPTNDPLFGKGSIRADGRKIHPAYLFEVKKPSESKAPWDYYKLVATIPADQAFTPLSESKCPLVKK; encoded by the coding sequence ATGCGTAAGACGCTTTCGATGCTGCTGCTGGGTACTGCAGTCGGGCTGTCGGCGATCTCCGCCGCCTACGCCCAGGACAAGACCGCCAAGATCGGCTCCCTGAGCGACCAGTCGAGCCTCTATGCCGATGTCGGCGGGCCCGGCTCGACGCTGGCTGCCCAGATGGCGGTGGAGGATTCCGGGCTGCTGGCCAAGGGCTGGAAGATCGACGTCATCGCCGGCGACCACCAGAACAAGCCGGACGTCGGCGGCAACATCGCCCGGCAGTGGCTCGACGTCGACAAGGTCGACGCCATCGTCGACGTTCCCAATTCCGGCGTGGCGCTGGCGGTCAACAACATCGTCAAGGAGAAGAACGCGGTCTATATCAATTCGGGCGCCGCGAGTTCCGATCTCACCAACGCCCAGTGCTCGCCCAATACCGTGCACTGGACCTACGACACCTACATGCTCGCGCACGGCACCGGCGGCGCCCTCGTCAAGGCGGGTGGCGACACCTGGTTCTTCCTCACTGCCGACTACGCCTTCGGCGCGGCGCTGGAGCGCGATACCACCGCGGTGGTGACCGCCGCCGGTGGCAAGGTGGTCGGTGGCGTCAAGCATCCGCTCAACACCTCGGACTTCTCGTCCTTCCTGCTGCAGGCCCAGGCCTCCAAGGCCAAGATCATCGGCCTCGCCAATGCGGGCGGCGATACCACCAACTCGATCAAGCAGGCCGCCGAGTTCGGCATCGTCTCCGGTGGCCAGAAGCTCGCGGCACTGCTGCTCTTCATCAGCGACGTCAACGCCCTCGGCCTCAACGTCGCCCAGGGACTGAACTTCACCGAGACCTTCTACTGGGATCTCAACGACGGCACCCGGGCCTTCTCCAAGCGCTTCTCCGAGCGCATGAAGAACAAGCAGATGCCGACCATGGTTCATGCCGGCGTCTACGCCGGTGTACTGCATTATCTCAAGGCGCTGGATGCGCTGGGCGGCAATCCTCATGACGGCGCCAAGGTGGTCGCCAAGATGAAGGAGATGCCGACCAACGATCCGCTGTTCGGCAAGGGCTCGATCCGCGCCGACGGCCGCAAGATCCATCCGGCTTACCTGTTCGAGGTCAAGAAGCCGTCGGAATCCAAGGCGCCGTGGGACTACTACAAGCTGGTGGCGACCATCCCGGCGGACCAGGCCTTCACGCCGCTGTCCGAGAGCAAGTGCCCGCTGGTGAAGAAGTAA